The window CCAAACACAGGGGGCAGCGCCATGGCTGTTACCGTCACCCACCaccagagggagacagggagtcACATGCAGAAGCTTTGTTAGGTACCCCCATTATTTAACATCAAGCCTACATACGCTAGACCAGTGATTTCACCTTCTCTGGCTGTAGCAATCAGAGGATACACCAGATGGTCTTTAAAAACCCGTGACAGCTTCTTCAGGTTTGTGTAAACCTCTGCTGCACTCTCAACTGCAACAAAAGACATTGCATAAAACAACAGatgcagtgcaaaaacatttacaggGCACTATGCTAGAGGAACACATGCGCCTAAGCTGAGAAATCTACAcgcaaatacatttattgacaATAATGGAGAGCTGAAAACGTACTGTACATTGCTGTCTTGTATGTGAGAGCTactctgaaaaaaacaaacatgttgtgAACCACATGGTCCTTATTGTACAAGACAAAGTCTGGCACTTCATCTAGATTCCTGGGCATATAGACTACAATGAATGGGGCtgtattaaattctgctttacATTTTCCCAAATTCATTTTGTCCCCCTTTTAAGTTTCTCAGGACTTTTTAAGATTGTTATCTAATAATATTACAAATACTTGATGTCAATTTCAATGATTGAGTCACAACAGAATTTAAAATCTTATTTGTTTAGTTGAATAGGAACTTGAATAGCATATATAGGCCTTTCATTGCACTGCTAGTGAaagagaaatgtgtgttttttgatTTATTAGGCTGCTGCAATTCTAAACCAATAACAATTAGATCCAAATGATGTTATAACTCCGCTTACGTTTGCAATGTAGCAGATACAATTGCTCCACCAAGATAATATTTATAGATTTCACACAGGCAAACTCtttatcaaacacacacacaccacagacagggCAAGTTAATTTGCCAGACATTGTACGGTTAGCTAATTAGATAGTATCTGGGAGCCTGCAGTTTATGAAACATATGAGATTTCTTTATGAGATTTTTACTTCGGAACCCCTGAAAATTGCATTTACTTCAAGCTTTTACTACAAGCTAAACTACATTAAAACATGTGAAACTGCATTTACCTCAGGATTGTTTCTCAAGCTAAACAACATTAAATAACATCAGCGGAGCAGACAGTCAATGAAGAGCATGTAATGAGAGCAAATGAGAGCTTTGTCTCCACAGGGCGCAATTCGTTTCAATTGCACAGGATAGGTTGATAGAGCTAGTTTAGGTTGAAATCAGTACTCGTACATGAGCGAGTTTCCAGCACAGACATTTTTTAATTGTCGCACTGTGGAGCCCTGAATacaaacaccagacacacacaccctgacacgcCCCGACACCCTGACACGCCCcgacaccctcacacacacaccctgacacgccccgacaccctgacacacacacaccctgacacacacacaccctgacacacacacacaccctgacacgccccgacaccctgacacacacacgccctgacaatgacacacacacacacacacacgccctgacaatgacacacacacacacacacacacacgccctgacaatgacacacacacacacacacacacgccctgacaatgacacacacacacacacgccctgacaatgacacacacacacgccctcacaatgacacacacacacacacacacacacacacgccctgacaatgacacacacacacacacacacgccctgacaatgacacacacacacacgccctgacaatgacacacacacacacacacacatgccctgacaatgacacacacacacacacaccctgacaatgacacacacacacaccctgacaatgacacacacacacacaccctgacaatgacacacacacacacaccctgacaatgacacacacacacacacacacacaccctgacaatgacacacacacacacacaccctgacaatgacacacacacacacacacacgccctgacaatgacacacacacacacacacacgccctgacaatgacacacacacacaccctgacaatgacacacacacacacacaccctgacaatgacacacacacacacacacacatgccctgacaatgacacacacacaccctgacaatgacacacacacacacacacacacaccctgacaatgacacacacacacacaccctgacaatgacacacacacacacacaccccctgacaatgacacacacacactgaccagtcCACCGCTCTGTCACGTAGACACCAGGCTTCAGAGACAGTTTCCTCACTGTGTCCACCTGTTGGTTCATCTTCAGAGAGGCTGCAAAGGGAAGGACAGACCTGGGTCAGCCACAGACCTCCCCCCCAGACCGGCCACAGACCTCCCCCCCAGACCGGCCACAGACCCCCCCAGACCGCTTCCCCCAGGCTGCAGACCTGACATATAATGACATTATTCCACAGTTCCAGGGGAAGAACACTAGGTTAATCGATGGGATTGGTTGGTTTGAGTCCAGAACATAATTATAATACCGTAATgcgaaaaatatataaacactgCAATATGGCCACAAGTAAACAAGGAGAGATACATGTAGATGAATATGACAATATAATGCTGTGCCTTGGTTCCACAGACACATAATGATGACCTCATAGTTCTTTCAGGTAGGGAGCCATGACAGACCGGGACACTGACCGTTGATAACCAGCAGGGCTCCCATGGGGACAGCCAGAACCATGGCCAGGCTGTTGTCACAGAGGGGGTGGCTGTACTGAAGTCTGTAAACGCCTCCTGGTGCCCTCCATCCAGGTGGCATCTCCCCAGAACGTACCTCAGagcccttcacacacacacacacacacacacacacacacacacacacacacacacagttaggcCACTGCCTGGTCATGAAATGATAAAACCCAACAGAGgcatcgctaggatcacaatacctccggggcttagcccaccacCCCCCCGGTccaggacagaaagtacagggtttggAATGCACACAATGCCAGTGTACAGGCTAgcagcctacacgtctacattgtcataatgcgcgatcagaattatagattaataacttatttttttattaattataattaatagccccggacgcccaggacTAACGACACCACTGCATCCCACAGGAGCCCCGTTTTCCACCGGCCCAGTCTAACCTGGGGCGTGAAGCCCGTCTCCACCATGAGGAGGTGCACTGCCACCATCAGGGCGTCACAGGTACTGCTGCTTCCTGCCTGGTGGTGCAGCAGCTCCAGGGAATGAGGCACCTTGCCCTCTTCCGCCTCCTCACACAGCATGGGCTCCCACACCCACCCggactcctcttcctcatcctggTACTCATCTCTGACCATTTCCTGTTGAGGCTCCTCCTCTCCGCTGGGGCTGGCCTGAACACAAGTTACACTGGCGACTGTGACATTAAGACGGTGGTTCTCAACCCACTCCACAGGGAGCCCCAGGTGTTGAGGGCTGAGAACCACTGATTAAGACATGCTATGTTCACCTGCTAGTTGGAACTAAACCAGCTTACTGGTGGTAATTGTTTACATGTTGCACTTAACCAGTTAGCATGTTGGTAATGTCATTTTCTCCTGGTATACAACTACATATACTAATGTAATATACTTCAGATTTTAGGAGttattttgcttttatttacaCCAGatcaaaaaaagaacaattatttatttacaatgtcGACATGGCGAGAGGCAAAAGGGATTTGAAGACTCACCTTACTGGAGTGTTGGGCTACTGGCTGTATGACTTCATCCACCTGTCTGCTACAGCTGGAGGTCAGGATGGGTGATGCTGAAGGGGAGAGGCTGGGGGCCACAGATGGAGGCAGAATGACACAGACCAGGTCTCCAGAGACAATGCCACAGGAGGACAGAGTCTGTCCGGTGTCTGACAGAGGCTCTGAGCCATTCAAGGACAAGGTCATCTCTGTGTCTGGGCTGTGGACATAGAGTTAAAGGGAACGATAGGAACTCCATGATATTAGTAGCAACATCTAACTCTGAGGTCTCCCAGAGGTGCACATGTTAGCTTTTACTCTACCTActactactgtgtgtgtgtgtgtgtgagagagagagctgttTTAGCATTACCCAGCAGACTCAATGAAAGCTTGATAAATGTTACTTAACCTTTATTCATTAAGGGTAATCAAACAGAGCAATGTCTCTTTCACAGTTGAACCCTGTGTTACAGCAACAGAGAAGTCATACACCACAAAAAACCACAGATAGGGAACATACACATTAAGTAAAACATTCAGTAAACAGTAAAAGGTCATGTATCACACATTCTAGCTGCCTTGTAACCACCAATGCTTCTAACTTAAGTTCACTCTGCAGGGTAGTCCATGAGTGTGAGGCATGGTGCTGAAAAGCAGTTTTACCTAACTCAGGGTAAGCCTGTGGTATCTCTAGTACCAGCAAGACTTGTTGATAGGATGGTTATTTGAATCTCATTCTAACCTAAGTCCATGTGAAGGCAGAAGGATCTCTCTGATTTTAATGTTGAGTTCTGTCACAGTTGGGCTCTCTCCCTCCAGCTCCACCCGACTGGTCTGCTTGTTGATCCTCACGCGGAGTTTCATGCTTGCGTGGAAGAAAAACGAACAAGGTCACGCAGCAGTAATATGAAACCACCAATGATAAATCACAAGATTTCTGATCTTTTCTCCTTGGCCCAGAATAAATATGGTTCCTTCAGATTAACAAAATCGACTGAATCAGCCTGAATGTATCGGCTACCACAAAGTTACTGACCAGCAGACATGCGATATGGTGGCAACATGTATTTCACTTTCATTTCTAGTAATAATACGTGCGTGTCAAAAAGTGAATTAGCTAAGCACAACAACTAAAACGTGAAATCAAACAGTTGTTCAAATAACCTCAGTTAATAATCAAATAACCTCAGTagctaaaacattttcatcatgtacaaacacagagacgcacagCACAGCAACCTAACGTCGTTTTTCTATTcatctacagtactgtacatggaaACTGTACCCACCTTTCACAGGATAGCTAGCAAGGTAACGTTTGCTACACTTTCACTATAAGTAGTTGTCAGTCTCGCGTAACCTTATGCCAGTCTCTGTAGATTTACATAATACATTGCATGTAAAGTCCCAAAGCTTTTTAATTGTAGACCTTAACGCACTTAAATAAAAAACGCAAATAGGAGAGGCTTTAAAAgcactgttgttgttgtcaaaCATTTGACTGCCACTACGGAAAGCGAAGGAGGCTGGTTTAAACTACGGAAACAAAGATGAACCACAGCCTGGAAAAGTTAGCAATGTCACGTTATAAACCAAAATGTTGCAAAAAAAACTCTTACTCTTGTATCGCAATTTTTTTTATCGTAATAGAAATGCAGTAGGTACAGTTGCTATGTTTTCACTAAATGCGTCATTAATTACCTAAACACATCTACGCGTTTTTAAAAACGCATTTTATTGTTTCGTTTCCTAGAGAATGCGTATTTCCGTTTGTCGTAGTCAGTTCGAGTAATCACTGCTGAAAGATCTGGGAAATAACAGCCTGTAACTTAAACGAGTTAAAATGAGTCGATCATATAATGATGAATTACAATATTTGGACAAGATTGATAAGAATTGCTGGCGAATCAAGAAAGGTTTCGTCCCAAATATGCAGGTGATTACTCTTCGAATTAACCAGCTAGCTACCACATGTATTGTacctagctggctagctttctACGTGGCGTGATACACCTCCATATTCACGTAGCTAAgatagtttatttttattttcgcAAACTAGTTATTTTGTTAACATTAAATACACATTCGTCATGGTTGGTGGTACAGTGGCTAGATGGCTAATGGGTAGGAAGTGTTGGCTTCCATAGTGTAGAAATGGTAATTTAGCTAGCTGTTTAACTTTTGTTACCTGTGATGAACCCAGGTAACCTACGTTTATGGACATGACAGCTCATGACGTTCCTATATTTATTCCTAGGTAGAAGGAGTGTTCTACGTCAACGAACCCCTGGAAAAGCTGATGTTTGAGGAGCTCCGTAATGCTTGTAAAGGAGGAGGTGGGTACATTACTGACGTTAATGATGACATTAAACAATGATCAGCCGCTCCTCTGTTTTCAATGCTTTTGAATGATTTGTTGTTCATTGTCATTGTCAGGTTTTGGTGGGTTTCTCCCGGCAATGAAACAGATAGGAAACGTTGCCGCTCTGCCTGGAATAGTACATGTAAGTGAGGAGACACAGGTCTAGGTGAAACCTTAGGGCTTGGGAACGAGCCCTACTCCAGTAGAACTGAAATCAGGGGACAATAGGTAGCAATTAACTGACATTGTCACTCCCATGCATAACAGAGTTTTTGAATTAGAAACACACAAGAAATTCTCCACAGACTTAGCATTTTAGTCCAGTATTAGTCATTATGTAGCATTGGCCCTAAACTGTCTTTCCCGCAGAGGTCCATTGGCCTGCCCGACTGTCACTCTGGCTATGGCTTTGCCATCGGAAACATGGCTGCCTTTGATATGAGTGACCCCAACGCTGTCGTATCCCCAGGTACagtctttacacacacacacagtgccaacTAACCCACCATTGGAGCCCCTCCTTGGATAGGTCTCACAGTTTCCTGTGTTTAAGGCGGAGTGGGTTTTGACATCAACTGTGGGGTGCGACTGCTGAGGACCAACCTGGATGAGGGAGACGTCCAGCCGGTTAAGGAGCAGCTGGCCCAGGCTCTGTTTGACCACATTCCTGTTGGGGTCGGCTCTAAGGGAGTCATCCCCATGACAGCCAAGTGAGACCAGTACCCATAATCCCATGCTCTTAAGCCGCCATTTCCAAGTGTGCACCAATAGGAGCTGAGCTGGAACTGAGCACACAATTGATTTAGTCGGTTGGCATTCGGTTTGTGTTCCAGAGACCTGGAGGAGGCCCTGGAAATGGGAGTGGACTGGTCCCTCAGGGAGGGATACGCCTGGGCTGAAGATAAGGAGCACTGTGAGGAGTATGGGCGAATGCTGCAGGCAGACCCCAACAAGGTCTCCTCCAAAGCCAAGAAGAGAGGCCTGCCTCAGGTGACACCTCCCCCCGAATAACCCTGACCTCTCCCTCTACACGCGCTCTCaatccattcctccagctctCCAACCTCCTGAAtgagttctgtgtgtgttccttccTGATGTCCCTTCAGCTGGGGACTTTGGGGGCAGGGAACCACTATGCAGAGATCCAGGTGGTGGATGAGATCTATAATGACTACGCTGCCAAGAAGATGGGCATCGACCACAAAGGACAGGTGTGCGTGATGATCCACAGTGGCAGCCGAGgtctgggacaccaggtggcgACAGGTACGGCCCCTCCCTCTGGCCCCGGGCTCCAGTACCACCCTACCCTCTATATGTTATATATCTTATTTATCTTTCACCCCTTGTTTCCATTGAAGCATCAAAtgccttttttttaattatattctgGAAGATGCCCTGGTCGCCATGGAAAAGGCAATGAAGCGGGACAAGATCCAGGTGAACGATCGTCAGCTGGCGTGCGCCCGGATCATGTCTGATGAGGGGCAAGACTACCTGAAGGGCATGGCGGCTGCTGGAAACTACGCCTGGGTCAACCGTTCATCCATGACCTTCCTCACACGACAGGTAACTAACCACCTCTAACCATAACTACACCTGTGGACAGTTTCCAAGTGTTGGTCAAACACTCTTTTGTCAAATCAGATTGCACGTGTCACTCTGTTCACAAACAAGGCGTGGGCACGTGAAATGTTTGTGACATAGAGGTTACCCATCTCCATGGTAACTTctccttgtgtttgtgttaacatCTCCAAGTCACAGTGGCAACTTTGTCACCTGTACCCCAGCCCACactgaccgagggagattgaccgtcatcttgaacttcttccattttctaataattgcgccaacagttgttgccttctcaccaagctgcttgcctattgtcctgtagcccatcccagccttgtgcaggtctacaattttatccctgatgtccttacacagctctctggtcttggccattgtggagaggttggagtctgttttattgagtgtgtggacaggtgtcttttatacgggtaatgagttcaaacaggtgcagttaatacaggtaatgaatggaaaacaggagggcttcttaaagaaaaactaacaggtctgtgagagccggaattcttactggttggtaggtgatcaaatacttatgtcttgcaataaaatgcaaataaattattaaaaaaatcatacaatgtgattttctgggtttttgttttatattccgtctctcacagttgaagtgtacctatgatagaaattacagacttctacatgctttgtaagtgggaaaacctgccaaatggGCAGTATCAAATatgtgttctccccactgtacattgctTGTTAATACCATCTTTCCTGTCAGGCCTTTGCCAAGGTGTTCACCACCACTCCTGATGACCTGGACATGCATGTGATCTACGATGTATCTCACAACATCGCCAAGGTGGAGGAACACATGGTGGATGGGAAACAGAAGACGCTGCTGCTACACCGCAAAGGATCCACTCGGGCCttccccccccaccaccccctcaTACCTGTGGATTACCAGGTAACCGCCCCCCTCGTACCTGTGGATTACCAGGTAACCGCCCCCCTCGTACCTGTGGATTACCAGGTAACCGCCCCCCTCGTACCTATGGATTACCAAGTAACCGCCCCCTCGTACCTGTGGGTTACCAGGTAACCGCCCCCCTCGTACCTGTGGGTTACCAGGTAACCGCCCCCCTCGTACCTGTGGGTTACCAGGAAACCGCCCTccataaaatgttattagatGAGTGCACAGGCTTTTTCCAGTTCCTCTTCATGGCTTAAAAaagtttctctgtttcttgtCTAATCAGCTGACTGGCCAACCCGTGTTGATTGGTGGAACCATGGGAACCTGCAGCTATGTCCTGACCGGCACGGAGCAGGGCATGACGGAGACATTTGGCACCACCTGCCACGGAGCGGTACGGTCTGCTACGCATCTGTCTTTAACTCCTTtattcctccatctcctctgtctccatctctagTCTGGAAAGTTCCCTCCACTCACTGCAATCGTCACTAAAAAGCTACTGGACTGATTTCATCATTAAGAACCTGTTCCCTCTTGACATGTTCTGTCTCTGGTTTAACATCGACTGTCCGTCTCTTCAGGGCCGGGCGCTGTCTCGGGCTAAATCCCGCAGGAACCTGGACTTTCAGGATGTTCTCGACAAGCTGGCAGACAAGGGCATTGCCATCAGGGTTGCTTCGCCCAAACTGGTCATGGAGGAGGTAGGCTTTGTCCGAACTGGTCATAGGAGTCAGGATGGAAAACGTACTGAATATACAGAAAACATAAGAAGCCTACAGGTCATTGCTGTGTGTTTAATTTCGGGACAGTCCAAGAGATGTCTACCTAAGTAGGTTAactgtttgtttcatttctaggcTCCAGAGtcttacaaaaatgtgtgtgatgtggtgAACACCTGCCATGACGCTGGAATCAGCAAGAAGGCCATCAAACTACGACCCATCGCTGTGATCAAAGGATAAGGCGGCACAGCTTTGCTTGTCACAATATAGGCCAGGACActccaaccaggaagtccaCGAGCCAATCACCTGGCAGAGAGCCAGGCTGACCTGGCAGAGGAGCTAATGGAGAACTgtctgagagggagggagtgggccAGTCTTCATAAACTGACTTCACAAATGATCAGTGTCCTAAGCTAAGCGTTCTGCTTATGACAAGTGTGATGTCTGAAATGATACCCTAGTCTCTATATAGCAAActattttttcccccactgtatatggaatagagtgccattttgGATGTTCTTTATGATTTTGACACACATTATGTTTTGTCAGTTGAGTGATCAAATTGAATGAGATTGTTGAGCCTGAGTTTGATGTGTGGTGGgtttacatttcttttgttgtttcttttgtctttttgctGTGGAATAGAACCATAGGATGAAGGCTGTTATCACAGATAATAAAtacaagaaaacagaaatgattaaatatcaaatgcatttcaattattgAATGCTTTATTACATTAAAGCTTCAAATTGTGAACATTTAGTGAAAATAAGTGGGGTAAAATGATCTCCCATCTGTGATAGATTTGGCATGGTTGCCATTTTAGTTTATGGTAGCGCTGGACTTGGAATGAAATGGCTGCTGTTTACATTTCAGTGAAGGAACAATGTAATCCATCTGCTGAAACACTCCTCCAGGTCAGAACTAATCTACAGTACTAGATAACTTTACTGAACCGTAATTACTATTAATAAATGATGCATCAAAAGTACAATTGTTGGTGTTGTAATACAAATGATTGATTGTTGTAATTATTCAAGATATGGGTTAGTAGACACTTTATTGGTTAAAGAGACAATGATTTTTAATGTCACTATAAACAAATCAAGTGTTTAAGacatatcaaacaagaatgatCAAATCTACTCATTCGGTATGTATCAGAATATCCTAAATGTGCATACTGTTGTTGGACAATACATACTTGATGTAGGTAAATTAGCTATAAATTGGTTTAGTTTCTCAACCTGGTAGCAGAAGGATTACCTGGTTATTTTCAGACCCCTGGTACCCCAGGTCTGAAACATTCCTTGTTCAGTAGGAGAGGATGAGTTTGGCCCGTGGAGATTTGAATGGATAATTCTAGAGGGTGGACATTGGGAGTTTGATTCTTTAATTCTAGAGGGTGGACATGGGGAGTTTGATTCTTTAATTCTAGAGGGTGGACATGGGGAGTTTGATTCTTTAATTCTAGAGGGTGGACATGGGGAGTTTGATTCTTTAATTCTAGAGGGTGGACATGGGGAGTTTGATTCTTTAATTCTAGAGGGTGGACATGGGGAGTTTGATTCTTTAATTCTAGAGGGTGGACATGGGGAGTTTGATTCTTTAATTCTAGAGGGTGGACATGGGGAGTTTGATTCTTTAATTCTAGAGGGTGGACATGGGGAGTTTGATTCTTTAATTCTAGAGGGTGGACATGGGGAGTGACTACTTGGTGAGGTGTTTCAGTTTGTAAATGCCAGGATGCAGAGAGCTTTCACAGAGAAACCCCAATCATGAAGTCTGCCAGCATGTGCTGAGGAATGCGGCAGGAGTCAAGTGACCCAGTGCCCACAGAACAACAGCCTGCATCCCAAAAGGAACCCTGATAGGGGTGTTCATTTAGTGTGGGTGGAGGACAGTATGGGTGTTTATTTAGTGAGGGTGGAGCACAGAATGGGTGTTTATTCCCAAAAGGAACCCTGATAGGGGTGTTTATTTAGTGTGGGTGGAGGACAGTATGGGTGTTTATTTAGTGTGGGTGGAGGACAGTATGGGTGTTTACTTAGTGTGGGTGGAGGACAGTATGGGTGGAGGACAGTATGGGTGTTTATTTAATGTGGGTGGAGGACAGTATGGGTGTTTATTTAATGTGGGTGGAGGACAGTATGGGTGTTTATTTAATGTGGGTGGAGGACAGTATGGGTGTTTATTTAGTGTGGGTGGAGGACAGTATGGGTGTTTATTTAATGTGGGTGGAGGACAGTATGGGTGTTTATTTAATGTGGGTGGAGGACAGTATGGGTGTTTATTTAGTGTGGGTGGAGGACAGTATGGGTGTTTATTTAATGTGGGTGGAGGACAGTATGGGTGTTTACTTTGTGTAGGTGGAGGACAGTATGGGTGTTTATTTAGTGTGGGTGGAGGACAGTATGGGTGTTTATTTAATGTGGGTGGAGGACAGTATGGGTGTTTATTTAATGTGGGAGGACAATCACAATTTGAATACTTGGTAAAATTCTGTTGAGTAACAGACTGTGAGGGGACTAGAGGAACACTGAAAGGTACTTTCACCATCGGTTAGGTACGACCACAGCATGAAGTACACAAGGGTAGTATCCCAAATGAAACCCAAAAGGAGTGTACCAAATAGAAAATAGGGTGGAATTTGTAATGCTACCACCAACATGGGAGTCATCTGGCtgattcaaaaaaatatatttacaggaCAGGACAACAGACTCCAGGGCAGTTAAACAGGCAGGAAACCAACAACCAAAAAATAACTCCTCATTCATGAGTATGtggatatgaaatgtatttggctGGTTTTGGCCTGTTCAAAAACAGGTCTTATATTTATAGCGGTGCCTCAATAGAAATAGACTTGTTAGTCTTTTGCATTAGTTATTTTCAGAAAGgaatatacttttatttttacaaaaaagctAAACCATGAAACTCTTATTTACAACTAACatcttattcttttttttttccttttctttttttacttaatatttacattttgttccaCTACTGGTAATTTTCTTAATTCCTTCTGAAAGCAACATGTGATAACAGCAAAGCAATCAAACAGCCAAACAAACAGGTTCAAAGGTTTCCAGTTGAGAGCATTCTAAACATGACAACATTGAAGTGGATTTCCACTGTGGATCACAGGCTGAGTCACAGGTGAGATCTACTCGTCTTTCATTGACAACAAAATGAACAATTCTAGTCTAAGTGTATCTCAACTCTGAATCGTTAATTAAACCCCTCAGCAGCACACGATACAGATGAGATGTTAATAGTAAATCTGAACCAGAAAACAGCGACGGATCATTGTAAAATAACAGGTACTCCATAAGGGGGAGGGAATGTGGGCAGAGGACAAGGACATTGTTCAGGGCCTGTTTTCAAAGTTCAAAGTTTCTTATCTAGTGTGGTTACAGGATCAGCTTTGACCAGTTATTCATAAGACAAACTGATCCCAGATCagcaaccccccccaccccaccccccgacATATGAATGCTGTTTAGGATTTGACAACAGAACAAATAAAACGTGTAATAAACCAGGGCCTTGTCAACTGCACTGAGAAGTCCTGGAAGACACTTCAAACTGAAAAGAAATCCAATCCAGCCAGCCCATTCTGTCTATAACataaaaatcaataaaaatgcCAATCAATTCAGCCTTTCTTTCCAAAGTATTAACTTACAGGTCAGAGAAAAAGCTCCATGTCCTATTGAACCACccacttaaataaaaaaaacaatcatgaTGATGTAAAAAGAGAAATCAATGAACTATAATGTTAAATTGATGAACCTATAATGTTCCTCACATCCTAGTAATTAGGAGGTAACCAGGCAACGTAAAGATCAGAGTTCAGGGTTTCCTCCATTGAATCCCTGAATATTCTAATCAGAACCTCCTGGCAGTGTACACTCCTCTAACAGAGACATTCCAACCAATTAAACATCCTTTAGCTAACCAGTGTGCCAATCCACGTGGAGCACCTCCCTAATTGGGTCAGAGGTTGAGGGGGGTGGCCACCCCACAGTGACCTCGCCCTGACCACTTGTGTCCTTTGGCCTCCTGCCTGGTTATGCCGTTGTCTTCATAGTGCCACGGCCCCGAAGCCCTGTCAGTCAGGAGTGAGCAGTACTGGACCCTTTTCATCGTCCTCTCAATCCTTCCACGTCGGTTCTTATTTACAGTTTTGCTTGCTGAAAGAAGGC is drawn from Esox lucius isolate fEsoLuc1 chromosome 14, fEsoLuc1.pri, whole genome shotgun sequence and contains these coding sequences:
- the fbxo7 gene encoding F-box only protein 7, whose protein sequence is MKLRVRINKQTSRVELEGESPTVTELNIKIREILLPSHGLSPDTEMTLSLNGSEPLSDTGQTLSSCGIVSGDLVCVILPPSVAPSLSPSASPILTSSCSRQVDEVIQPVAQHSSKASPSGEEEPQQEMVRDEYQDEEEESGWVWEPMLCEEAEEGKVPHSLELLHHQAGSSSTCDALMVAVHLLMVETGFTPQGSEVRSGEMPPGWRAPGGVYRLQYSHPLCDNSLAMVLAVPMGALLVINASLKMNQQVDTVRKLSLKPGVYVTERWTVESAAEVYTNLKKLSRVFKDHLVYPLIATAREAMALPPVFGLPVLPPELLLRVLRLLNVSSLLALSSVNRQLNQATADPALWRHLYHRDFRDSRDLSTSRETNWRELYKKKYKWRKEAAHCPRHKPRYFIPPLYPLRPLPNNPIPLYPPGIIGGEYDQRPGILPEYLPRPRYDPIGPLPGHDPTAAGLIGRRGLRPAGNRPSDIRRGFI
- the rtcb gene encoding tRNA-splicing ligase RtcB homolog, whose translation is MSRSYNDELQYLDKIDKNCWRIKKGFVPNMQVEGVFYVNEPLEKLMFEELRNACKGGGFGGFLPAMKQIGNVAALPGIVHRSIGLPDCHSGYGFAIGNMAAFDMSDPNAVVSPGGVGFDINCGVRLLRTNLDEGDVQPVKEQLAQALFDHIPVGVGSKGVIPMTAKDLEEALEMGVDWSLREGYAWAEDKEHCEEYGRMLQADPNKVSSKAKKRGLPQLGTLGAGNHYAEIQVVDEIYNDYAAKKMGIDHKGQVCVMIHSGSRGLGHQVATDALVAMEKAMKRDKIQVNDRQLACARIMSDEGQDYLKGMAAAGNYAWVNRSSMTFLTRQAFAKVFTTTPDDLDMHVIYDVSHNIAKVEEHMVDGKQKTLLLHRKGSTRAFPPHHPLIPVDYQLTGQPVLIGGTMGTCSYVLTGTEQGMTETFGTTCHGAGRALSRAKSRRNLDFQDVLDKLADKGIAIRVASPKLVMEEAPESYKNVCDVVNTCHDAGISKKAIKLRPIAVIKG